The following proteins are co-located in the Pedobacter sp. FW305-3-2-15-E-R2A2 genome:
- a CDS encoding amino acid permease: MKQQPTEFKPSLRLIDATMLVAGSMIGSGIFIVSADITRNVGSSGWLLVVWLITGFMTLTAALSYGELSSMYPKAGGQYVYLKEAYNPLVSFLYGWSFFTVIQTATIAAVGVAFAKFTAYLLPQFSEDRVIADLGFLQISPAQLLAIVIIVVLTYVNSRGVNAGKSIQTFFTLAKLLSLFGLIVFGLFFMKKEVWELNWKDAWELKPLAGSTGIAEYTTLAAFGAIAAAMVGSIFSSDSWHNVTFVAGEIKNPKRNVGLSLALGTIMVTVLYILTNIMYTGVLSLHDIGHADKDRVAVSAAQVIFGSSGTVIIALMIMVSTFGCNNGLIMAGARVYYSMAKDGLFFKKVGTLNKNSVPAFGLWIQCFVACLWCLSGKYGDLLDMISFVVVMFYMLTIGGIFILRKKRPDIERPYKAFGYPVLPLIYIVMGLAFCVLLIIYKPRFTWPGLIITLIGIPVYFIIGKLNHNKAS; this comes from the coding sequence ATGAAACAGCAACCTACAGAATTTAAGCCTTCACTCCGGCTAATCGATGCAACGATGCTCGTTGCGGGCAGTATGATCGGATCCGGAATATTTATTGTCAGTGCAGACATTACCAGAAATGTGGGGAGCTCGGGATGGTTGCTGGTGGTCTGGCTGATCACCGGATTCATGACCTTAACTGCGGCTTTAAGTTATGGAGAATTGAGCTCCATGTATCCGAAAGCAGGAGGGCAGTATGTGTATCTGAAAGAGGCTTACAACCCCTTGGTGAGTTTCCTGTATGGCTGGAGTTTTTTTACGGTCATTCAAACGGCAACAATCGCTGCGGTGGGGGTTGCTTTTGCAAAATTTACCGCCTATCTGCTGCCCCAATTTAGCGAAGACCGGGTGATTGCTGATCTTGGCTTTCTGCAGATTTCTCCGGCACAACTGCTGGCAATTGTCATTATTGTGGTGTTAACTTATGTGAACAGCAGGGGAGTAAATGCAGGAAAATCGATCCAGACTTTTTTTACGCTTGCCAAGTTGCTCAGCCTCTTCGGCCTGATTGTATTTGGTTTGTTCTTTATGAAAAAAGAGGTCTGGGAGCTCAACTGGAAGGATGCCTGGGAATTAAAACCACTCGCAGGATCAACGGGAATAGCTGAATATACTACCCTGGCTGCTTTTGGTGCCATTGCGGCAGCGATGGTCGGTTCCATTTTCAGCAGCGACTCCTGGCACAATGTAACCTTTGTGGCTGGTGAGATTAAAAATCCGAAGCGAAATGTAGGCTTAAGTCTCGCCCTGGGTACGATCATGGTCACTGTCTTATACATCTTAACCAATATCATGTATACAGGTGTCCTTTCTCTTCATGACATCGGACACGCCGATAAGGACAGGGTGGCCGTTTCTGCTGCCCAGGTGATTTTCGGCTCCTCAGGAACGGTGATCATCGCATTGATGATCATGGTGTCTACTTTCGGATGTAATAACGGACTGATCATGGCGGGGGCGAGGGTATACTATTCGATGGCGAAAGACGGCCTTTTCTTTAAAAAAGTAGGTACGCTGAACAAGAATTCTGTACCGGCTTTTGGCCTCTGGATCCAATGTTTTGTGGCTTGCCTCTGGTGCCTTAGTGGCAAATATGGAGACCTGCTGGACATGATCTCCTTTGTGGTGGTGATGTTTTACATGCTAACGATAGGAGGGATCTTTATCCTCAGGAAAAAGCGTCCGGATATAGAACGTCCTTATAAAGCATTCGGATATCCGGTTTTACCATTGATCTATATCGTGATGGGACTGGCATTCTGTGTGTTATTGATCATTTACAAACCCCGCTTCACCTGGCCGGGATTGATCATCACTTTGATTGGCATTCCGGTTTATTTTATCATCGGTAAACTTAACCATAACAAAGCTTCTTAG
- a CDS encoding AraC family transcriptional regulator — protein sequence MKVLPFTLLVPDDKSVISEQIELPYFYQYLHRHEEWQITWVERGEGTLIAGNNMHAFRSGDLFLIGANLPHLFKSNPEYFMGDESKCIKASSVYFNPNGRLSGLFKMPELNTASSFLKNNKHGFKIPESYAALLSERMQNLHEATGSAVLFAFLSLMEGLQSVEEEVEPLCPDFYSSNLSEHEGMRLSNIINFIMRNYNNRIDLEDVANAAYMTPQAFCRYFKKHTGHTFISFLNEVRINDACKSLVSDDKPDCISGIAYKAGFNSIANFNRVFKNLIGRSPRAYIDEYNNVSRITSIAG from the coding sequence ATGAAAGTGCTTCCTTTTACTTTGCTTGTACCGGATGATAAAAGTGTAATCTCCGAACAAATTGAGTTACCTTATTTTTATCAATACCTCCACCGTCATGAGGAGTGGCAAATCACCTGGGTGGAACGGGGAGAGGGTACGCTGATTGCTGGCAATAACATGCATGCCTTTCGTTCCGGGGATCTGTTTTTAATCGGAGCAAACCTGCCTCATTTATTCAAGAGTAATCCCGAGTATTTTATGGGGGATGAGAGTAAATGTATTAAGGCCAGTTCTGTTTATTTCAATCCTAATGGACGATTATCAGGTTTGTTCAAAATGCCTGAATTGAACACCGCCAGCTCCTTTTTGAAAAACAACAAACATGGCTTTAAAATTCCTGAAAGCTATGCCGCACTGTTATCCGAACGGATGCAGAACCTGCATGAAGCAACCGGATCGGCTGTTTTATTTGCTTTTCTAAGTTTAATGGAGGGACTTCAAAGTGTAGAAGAGGAGGTAGAACCTCTTTGCCCTGACTTTTACTCTTCCAATCTTTCAGAACATGAAGGCATGAGGCTCAGCAACATCATTAACTTCATTATGCGCAATTATAACAACCGGATCGATCTGGAAGATGTAGCCAATGCAGCTTATATGACCCCTCAGGCTTTTTGCCGTTATTTTAAAAAACATACCGGACATACCTTCATCTCTTTTTTAAATGAAGTGCGGATCAATGATGCCTGTAAAAGTCTGGTCTCTGATGATAAACCAGATTGCATTTCAGGCATTGCTTATAAAGCCGGTTTCAACAGCATCGCCAACTTCAACCGGGTATTCAAGAATTTAATCGGGCGCTCGCCAAGAGCCTATATCGACGAATACAATAATGTAAGTCGCATCACCAGCATTGCAGGATAA
- a CDS encoding DUF885 family protein, which produces MNKPYQLLLMMCLLPSVIFSQEKATSSLYEQTSEMGTTIITYQQDVKAIRDFYWPYVIEGTYPEIARVYYSPEQRSRLLSVQKEYLKRMEQLEFDAFSVYGKVDYLLLKKEIRSEIAELEKAELNEKAILKYISFAPGIYAIEKDRRRGKAMDWPAVAAKLNAITKEVGAFNATSINKTTLNKAKIKNIKEVIYGLKTRLKGVYEFYKGYDPLFDWWLPKPYETLIQALDNYASLFSEKQSEAPVQKDSNYGIKGNPIGQADLTAQLKAEMIPYSPEELLKIAEKEFAFCDQELLKASAEMGFGKDWKKAQEKVKQSFVAPGKQPELIVQLQDDALDFIKKQNLMNIPELAKETWGMVMMSAERQLVNPFFTGGREISISYPTAGMTDGDKLMSMRGNNPYFSRGTVQHELLPGHHLQYYMNSRYKNYRELFTTPFGIEGWTLYWELLLYDKGFAKSPEERIGMLFWRMHRCARIIFSLNYHLGKWSPGQCVDFLVDRVGHEPANAEGEVRRSFEGGYSPLYQVAYMIGGLQLMALKHELVDSGKMTYTEFHERVMKENLIPIEMVRATLTGQSLKRDFTSQWQFYNFNK; this is translated from the coding sequence ATGAATAAACCATACCAATTACTTCTGATGATGTGCCTGCTGCCCTCAGTTATTTTTTCCCAGGAAAAAGCTACATCCAGCCTCTATGAACAAACCAGTGAAATGGGGACCACCATCATTACCTACCAACAGGATGTCAAAGCCATCCGGGATTTTTACTGGCCGTATGTGATCGAGGGCACTTATCCGGAGATTGCCCGGGTCTATTATTCGCCCGAGCAACGGAGCCGCCTGCTCAGCGTTCAAAAAGAATACCTGAAAAGAATGGAGCAGCTGGAATTTGATGCCTTCAGTGTATATGGAAAAGTAGATTACCTCTTGCTGAAAAAAGAGATCAGGAGCGAAATCGCAGAATTGGAAAAAGCAGAGCTCAATGAAAAGGCGATCCTTAAATACATTTCTTTTGCACCTGGAATTTATGCGATTGAAAAGGATAGACGTAGGGGGAAAGCCATGGATTGGCCGGCCGTAGCCGCGAAGTTAAATGCGATTACAAAAGAGGTCGGGGCTTTTAATGCCACATCGATCAACAAAACAACGCTGAACAAAGCGAAGATAAAAAACATCAAAGAGGTGATATACGGCCTGAAGACGAGATTAAAAGGTGTTTACGAATTTTACAAAGGCTATGATCCTTTGTTCGATTGGTGGCTGCCTAAACCTTATGAAACATTGATTCAGGCTTTAGACAATTATGCTTCCCTGTTTTCCGAAAAACAAAGCGAAGCACCTGTTCAAAAAGACAGCAATTATGGCATAAAAGGAAATCCAATCGGACAGGCAGACCTGACCGCACAATTAAAGGCGGAAATGATTCCCTATAGCCCGGAAGAACTCCTGAAAATCGCGGAGAAGGAATTTGCCTTTTGTGATCAGGAGTTGTTAAAAGCTTCTGCAGAAATGGGGTTTGGGAAAGATTGGAAAAAAGCCCAGGAGAAAGTTAAACAGAGTTTTGTCGCACCTGGCAAGCAGCCTGAACTGATTGTACAATTGCAGGACGATGCACTGGATTTTATCAAAAAACAGAATTTAATGAACATTCCTGAGCTGGCAAAAGAAACCTGGGGCATGGTCATGATGTCGGCAGAAAGACAGCTGGTCAATCCATTTTTTACCGGAGGCCGGGAAATCAGTATTTCCTATCCAACAGCGGGCATGACTGACGGAGATAAATTGATGAGCATGCGGGGCAACAATCCTTACTTTTCAAGGGGAACAGTACAACATGAATTATTGCCGGGTCATCACCTGCAATATTATATGAATAGCAGGTACAAGAATTACCGGGAACTTTTTACCACACCTTTTGGAATTGAAGGATGGACCCTGTACTGGGAACTGCTTTTGTATGATAAAGGTTTTGCTAAAAGCCCGGAAGAGCGCATCGGAATGTTATTCTGGAGAATGCACCGTTGTGCAAGAATCATTTTCTCGCTCAATTATCATTTGGGCAAATGGTCACCAGGGCAGTGTGTTGACTTCCTGGTAGACCGCGTAGGGCACGAACCAGCCAATGCCGAAGGGGAAGTGCGCAGGTCATTCGAAGGGGGCTATAGTCCATTATATCAGGTGGCTTATATGATTGGAGGATTGCAATTGATGGCGCTAAAACACGAACTGGTAGACAGCGGAAAAATGACTTATACGGAGTTTCATGAACGGGTAATGAAGGAAAACCTGATTCCTATAGAAATGGTCCGGGCAACCTTAACCGGACAGTCCCTGAAAAGGGATTTCACCTCTCAATGGCAATTTTACAATTTCAATAAATAA